A window from Primulina huaijiensis isolate GDHJ02 chromosome 13, ASM1229523v2, whole genome shotgun sequence encodes these proteins:
- the LOC140991116 gene encoding histone deacetylase HDT1-like isoform X3 encodes MEFWSSEVKSGETFRVVPGDGMVLHLSQASLGEMKKEKGNESVCLFVNVEGKKLVLGTLFSDKLPQQQFDLVFDNNFELSHNWKSGSVYFFGYKASNPFDEDELPGGESDESESEEDIPNILASNGKSVSKVKPEKPAETGKAVTTKGKASNSGKQKVQIVEPPKGVKPQDDDDDDDDDSDDDEMSEDDDEEAGSEVSDDESDERDEETPKKVEPSKKRAAESKTPVSDKKAKVTPQKSDDKKGGVHVATPYPKQASKTPANKPNQSTPKGAGSSSSHSCKTCNRTFGSDKALESHSKAKHGA; translated from the exons ATGGAGTTCTGGA GTTCTGAGGTGAAAAGTGGAGAGACTTTCAGGGTTGTGCCTGGTGATGGCATGGTTTTGCATCTTTCTCAG GCTTCTCTTGGTGAGATGAAAAAGGAGAAAGGAAATGAATCAGTCTGCTTGTTTGTGAATGTCGAGGGCAAGAAACTCGTTCTTGGAACACTTTTCAGTGACAAGTTACCTCAACAACAGTTCGACTTGGTATTTGACAACAATTTCGAGCTATCACACAACTGGAAAAGTGGAAGTGTCTATTTCTTTGGTTACAAGGCTAGTAACCCTTTTGATGAGGA TGAGTTGCCAGGGGGAGAGTCAG ATGAATCAGAATCTGAGGAAGATATCCCAAACATTCTTGCATCTAATG GGAAATCTGTGTCAAAAGTTAAGCCAGAGAAACCAGCAGAAACTGGTAAAGCTGTTACTACCAAAGGTAAGGCTTCAAACTCGGGTAAGCAGAAGGTGCAGATTGTTGAGCCACCCAAAGGTGTCAAACCCCAAGATGATGATGACGACGACGACGATGacagtgatgatgatgagatgtctgaggatgatgatgaagaagctGGTTCTGAGGTA TCTGATGATGAATCTGATGAGCGTGATGAAGAAACACCAAAGAAG GTTGAACCAAGCAAAAAACGTGCTGCAGAATCCAAGACCCCTGTTTCTGATAAAAAGGCAAAAGTGACTCCACAGAAAAGTG ATGACAAGAAAGGTGGTGTTCATGTAGCTACTCCTTACCCAAAGCAGGCTAGTAAGACTCCTGCTAACAAGCCAAATCAGTCGACGCCTAAAGGTGCTGGAAGTAGTAGTTCACATTCCTGCAAGACCTGCAATAG GACATTTGGTTCCGATAAAGCTTTGGAATCACACTCGAAAGCCAAGCACGGTGCCTAG
- the LOC140991561 gene encoding enolase-like gives MATIKFVKARQIFDSRGNPTVEVDIHLSNGKYSRAAVPSGASTGIYEALELRDGGSDYLGKGVSKAVNNVNSIIGPALVGKDPTDQTGIDNFMVQQLDGTQNEWGWCKQKLGANAILAVSLAVCKAGADVLNIPLYKHIANLAGNKKLVLPVPAFNVINGGSHAGNKLAMQEFMILPVGAASFKEAMKMGVEVYHHLKSVIKKKYGQDATNVGDEGGFAPNIQENEEGLELLKTAIAKAGYTDKVVIGMDVAASEFYGSDKTYDLNFKEEGNDGSQKISGDQLKDVYKSFVAKYPIVSIEDPFDQDDWGTYAKLTGEIGAQVQIVGDDLLVTNPKRVEKAIKEKTCNALLLKVNQIGSVTESIEAVKMSKHAGWGVMASHRSGETEDTFIADLSVGLATGQIKTGAPCRSERLAKYNQLLRIEEELGSEAVYAGASFRAPVKPY, from the exons ATGGCGACCATCAAGTTTGTTAAGGCACGTCAGATCTTCGACAGCCGTGGCAATCCTACGGTCGAG GTTGATATTCATCTATCGAATGGAAAGTATTCTAGAGCTGCTGTCCCCAGTGGTGCATCGACTG GAATTTACGAGGCTCTTGAACTGAGAGATGGAGGTTCTGATTACCTTGGAAAGGGTGTCTCCAAG GCTGTTAACAATGTCAATTCAATAATTGGTCCAGCCCTAGTTGGCAAG GATCCAACTGATCAGACTGGCATTGATAATTTCATGGTTCAACAACTCGATGGAACTCAAAACGAATGGGGCTGGTGCAAGCAAAAG CTTGGAGCAAATGCCATACTGGCTGTGTCTCTTGCTGTGTGCAAAGCTGGTGCTGATGTCCTCAATATCCCCCTGTATAAG CACATTGCCAATTTGGCTGGCAACAAGAAGCTGGTGTTGCCTGTTCCTGCATTCAATGTCATCAACGGTGGATCACATGCCGGAAACAAACTTGCTATGCAG GAATTCATGATTCTTCCTGTTGGCGCCGCATCATTCAAGGAGGCCATGAAGATGGGAGTGGAAGTATATCATCACTTAAAA tCCGTTATTAAGAAGAAATACGGCCAAGATGCCACCAATGTTGGTGATGAGGGTGGCTTTGCTCCGAACATTCAG GAAAACGAGGAAGGTCTCGAACTTTTAAAGACAGCTATCGCTAAAGCTGGTTACACAGATAAA GTTGTTATTGGGATGGATGTTGCGGCATCTGAATTTTATGGATCAGATAAGACTTATGATCTGAACTTCAAAGAAGAG GGCAACGATGGTTCACAGAAGATCTCGGGTGACCAACTCAAAGACGTATACAAGTCATTTGTAGCCAAATACCCAATTGTATCGATTGAGGATCCATTCGACCAGGATGACTGGGGGACCTATGCAAAACTCACCGGAGAAATTGGTGCTCAAGTACAGATTGTGGGAGATGATCTACTCGTCACCAATCCCA AGAGAGTGGAGAAGGCTATCAAGGAGAAGACATGCAATGCTCTTCTTCTCAAG GTTAATCAAATCGGATCGGTGACTGAAAGTATTGAAGCTGTAAAAATGTCCAAGCACGCTGGTTGGGGGGTGATGGCCAGTCATCGCAG TGGAGAAACAGAGGACACTTTCATCGCTGATCTCTCTGTTGGTTTGGCTACG GGCCAAATCAAGACTGGAGCCCCATGCAGATCAGAACGGCTTGCCAAGTACAACCAG CTGTTGAGAATCGAAGAGGAACTTGGCTCAGAAGCAGTATATGCCGGAGCTAGCTTCCGTGCACCCGTCAAGCCGTACTAA
- the LOC140991116 gene encoding histone deacetylase HDT1-like isoform X2, producing MEFWSSEVKSGETFRVVPGDGMVLHLSQASLGEMKKEKGNESVCLFVNVEGKKLVLGTLFSDKLPQQQFDLVFDNNFELSHNWKSGSVYFFGYKASNPFDEDELPGGESDESESEEDIPNILASNGKSVSKVKPEKPAETGKAVTTKGKASNSGKQKVQIVEPPKGVKPQDDDDDDDDDSDDDEMSEDDDEEAGSEDDGDESDDESDERDEETPKKVEPSKKRAAESKTPVSDKKAKVTPQKSDDKKGGVHVATPYPKQASKTPANKPNQSTPKGAGSSSSHSCKTCNRTFGSDKALESHSKAKHGA from the exons ATGGAGTTCTGGA GTTCTGAGGTGAAAAGTGGAGAGACTTTCAGGGTTGTGCCTGGTGATGGCATGGTTTTGCATCTTTCTCAG GCTTCTCTTGGTGAGATGAAAAAGGAGAAAGGAAATGAATCAGTCTGCTTGTTTGTGAATGTCGAGGGCAAGAAACTCGTTCTTGGAACACTTTTCAGTGACAAGTTACCTCAACAACAGTTCGACTTGGTATTTGACAACAATTTCGAGCTATCACACAACTGGAAAAGTGGAAGTGTCTATTTCTTTGGTTACAAGGCTAGTAACCCTTTTGATGAGGA TGAGTTGCCAGGGGGAGAGTCAG ATGAATCAGAATCTGAGGAAGATATCCCAAACATTCTTGCATCTAATG GGAAATCTGTGTCAAAAGTTAAGCCAGAGAAACCAGCAGAAACTGGTAAAGCTGTTACTACCAAAGGTAAGGCTTCAAACTCGGGTAAGCAGAAGGTGCAGATTGTTGAGCCACCCAAAGGTGTCAAACCCCAAGATGATGATGACGACGACGACGATGacagtgatgatgatgagatgtctgaggatgatgatgaagaagctGGTTCTGAG GATGACGGAGATGAGTCTGATGATGAATCTGATGAGCGTGATGAAGAAACACCAAAGAAG GTTGAACCAAGCAAAAAACGTGCTGCAGAATCCAAGACCCCTGTTTCTGATAAAAAGGCAAAAGTGACTCCACAGAAAAGTG ATGACAAGAAAGGTGGTGTTCATGTAGCTACTCCTTACCCAAAGCAGGCTAGTAAGACTCCTGCTAACAAGCCAAATCAGTCGACGCCTAAAGGTGCTGGAAGTAGTAGTTCACATTCCTGCAAGACCTGCAATAG GACATTTGGTTCCGATAAAGCTTTGGAATCACACTCGAAAGCCAAGCACGGTGCCTAG
- the LOC140991116 gene encoding histone deacetylase HDT1-like isoform X1, whose product MEFWSSEVKSGETFRVVPGDGMVLHLSQASLGEMKKEKGNESVCLFVNVEGKKLVLGTLFSDKLPQQQFDLVFDNNFELSHNWKSGSVYFFGYKASNPFDEDELPGGESDESESEEDIPNILASNGKSVSKVKPEKPAETGKAVTTKGKASNSGKQKVQIVEPPKGVKPQDDDDDDDDDSDDDEMSEDDDEEAGSEDEDDGDESDDESDERDEETPKKVEPSKKRAAESKTPVSDKKAKVTPQKSDDKKGGVHVATPYPKQASKTPANKPNQSTPKGAGSSSSHSCKTCNRTFGSDKALESHSKAKHGA is encoded by the exons ATGGAGTTCTGGA GTTCTGAGGTGAAAAGTGGAGAGACTTTCAGGGTTGTGCCTGGTGATGGCATGGTTTTGCATCTTTCTCAG GCTTCTCTTGGTGAGATGAAAAAGGAGAAAGGAAATGAATCAGTCTGCTTGTTTGTGAATGTCGAGGGCAAGAAACTCGTTCTTGGAACACTTTTCAGTGACAAGTTACCTCAACAACAGTTCGACTTGGTATTTGACAACAATTTCGAGCTATCACACAACTGGAAAAGTGGAAGTGTCTATTTCTTTGGTTACAAGGCTAGTAACCCTTTTGATGAGGA TGAGTTGCCAGGGGGAGAGTCAG ATGAATCAGAATCTGAGGAAGATATCCCAAACATTCTTGCATCTAATG GGAAATCTGTGTCAAAAGTTAAGCCAGAGAAACCAGCAGAAACTGGTAAAGCTGTTACTACCAAAGGTAAGGCTTCAAACTCGGGTAAGCAGAAGGTGCAGATTGTTGAGCCACCCAAAGGTGTCAAACCCCAAGATGATGATGACGACGACGACGATGacagtgatgatgatgagatgtctgaggatgatgatgaagaagctGGTTCTGAG GACGAGGATGACGGAGATGAGTCTGATGATGAATCTGATGAGCGTGATGAAGAAACACCAAAGAAG GTTGAACCAAGCAAAAAACGTGCTGCAGAATCCAAGACCCCTGTTTCTGATAAAAAGGCAAAAGTGACTCCACAGAAAAGTG ATGACAAGAAAGGTGGTGTTCATGTAGCTACTCCTTACCCAAAGCAGGCTAGTAAGACTCCTGCTAACAAGCCAAATCAGTCGACGCCTAAAGGTGCTGGAAGTAGTAGTTCACATTCCTGCAAGACCTGCAATAG GACATTTGGTTCCGATAAAGCTTTGGAATCACACTCGAAAGCCAAGCACGGTGCCTAG